The Streptomyces sp. NBC_00224 genome contains the following window.
CCGGCCGGGCGCGCCCGCGGGTCGTCGGCGCGGGCCAGTCCCAGAGAAAGTCCCCGGGCGCGCAGGACGGGGCGCAGCAGAAGCACCGCGTGTTCGGCGCCTGCCCGGCCGGACACGGGGTCCGGCCGGGTGGCGCGGGCGCCCGATGCCCGGTCCGCCGCCCCGCCGCGCGTCAGCGCGTCACGCACGCAGCAGCTTCTTGATGATCTTCCCGGCCGGGTTGCGGGGAACCTGGTCGATGAACTCGATGCGCCGGGGGCGCTTGTACGAGGCCAGGCGCTGTGCCAGATGGGCCTGCAACTCGACCGTGCCAGTGCCCTCTTCGACGACCACGTACGCCAGCGGGACCTCGCCGAAGTCCTCGTCCGGGACCCCGACGACCGCCGCGTCGCGCACCGCCGGGTGGGCCTGGAGCGCGCGCTCGATCTCCGAGGGGTAGACGTTCTGACCGGCCCGGATGATCAGGTCCTTGCTGCGGTCGATCAGCCGGATGAGGCCGTCCCGGTCGATGAATCCGAGGTCGCCGGTGCGGATCCAGCCGTCGACGGTGATCTCGGCCGTGGCGGCCTCGTCGCCCCAGTAGCCGCGCATCAGGCCAGGACCGCGTACGCAGATCTCCCCGATGGCGCCGGGCTCGACCTCCTCGCCCCGGGTGTCCAGGGCGCGTGCCGACATTCCGGGGATGACCCGGCCGGCCGGAATCACCTCGGGCACCGCGCCGGGTGCCGGGTGCTCGTCGGGGCCGAGCGTGACGAACGGGCCGCCGACCTCGGTCATCCCGTACACCTGCCGGAATCCGCAGCCGAGCCGTTCGACGGCCTCGGCGTAGATGTCCGGCGGCATGGGCGCGGCCCCGTACAGGATCTCGCGCAGGGTCGAAAGGTCCGCGGTGTCGGCGGACTTGGCGCGCAGCAGGAAGCGCAGCATCTGCGGGACGAGCCAGACGTGGGTGGCGCGGTGGGTCTCGATGGCGGCCAGCGCGGTCTGCGGTTTGAAGCCGGGCATCAGGACCACGGTCGCGCCCGCGGCCATATAGGTCAGCGAGACGACCATGCTGCCGTGGTAGAGCGGGCAGCAGTTGACCAGCACCATGTCGTCGGCGGGCCGGGCCACGGCGAGCCAGCCGAGCGCGATGGCCCGGAAGGAGGCGTGGTCGACGGTGACGCCCTTGGCCTGGCCGGTCGTCGCCGAGGTGTGCAGGATCGCCGCGGGAGCGTCGTCCGGGATGTCGTCGAGCGCCGGTCCGCCCTCGGCGCCGAGCGCGGCGAACGCGTCGTCGTCCAGGCAGATGCGGGTGCTCACCGGCAGATCGGGGTGGCGGGCCAGCAGCGCGGCCTCGCCGATCACGGCGGCGGCGCCGGTGCGTTCGACGATCCCGGTCACCTCGGCCGGGGTCAGACTGTGGTTGAGCGGGACGAAGAGCGCCCCGATGCGGGCGAGCGCGAAGTACGACTCCAGGACCTCGATACGGTCCAGGGAGAGCACGGCGACGCGGTCACCGCGCCGGATGCCGAGCCCGGCGAGCCCGTGGGCGAGGCTGACGCCGCGGTCGTGGAACTGGGCCCAGGTGACGGAGCGGTGCTCGTCCACCAGGGCCGTCCGGTCCGGGAAGCACTGGCGGTTGCGCTCCGCCAACTGGGTCAGCCACATCAGGCGGCGCCCTGCTGCGGGGTGGCGGCGTCGCGGCCCGCGATGAACCTCTCGTAGTCCGCGATGGTGGTCAGGCCCTCCATGTCCTCGGCCGTCACCTCGACGCCGGTGCGCTGCTCGATGAGCAGGATGAGGCGGACCAGGTCCCCGGAGTCGATCCCGCTGGCGCTGAGGTCCTCGTCGTCGCCGATGACCTCGGCGAACTCCGGCGTCCCGGTCAGCTCGACCAGCATCGTCCTGATGGTGCTCATGGTGTACCCCTCTCGTTGCACTGACTACCGAAGAGAGAGGCGCACTTCCCCCCGCACACTCCCCGGCCCCCGCGTGACCTTCGTCACGGGTCCACGGTGTGCGCGCAGGGATTGAACGCCCCAGGTCAGACCTCTTCATCTGTGAAGGCACCGCCACCGCGGCGGTCCTGGACGAAGGGGTGATCGACGGCGTGGAGCAGCTCAACGCGCACTTCGAGGCGCTGCTCGCGGCCGGGGAGCAGATCGAGCCCCGGGACTGGATGCCCGACGGCTACCGACGGATGCTGATCCGGCAGATCTCCCAGCACGCGCACTCCGAGATCATCGGTATGCAGCCCGAGGGCTCCTGGCTCACCCGGGCCCCCTCGCTCCACCGCAAGGCCAGTCTGCTGGCCAAGGTGCAGGACGAGGCGGGCCACGGGCTCTACCTCTACTCGGCGGCGGAGACCCTAGGAATGTCGCGCGCCGAGCTCCTCGACGCGCTGCACCGCGGCCATCAGCGCTATGCGGCCACCTTCAACCACCCCGCCCTGACCTGGGCCGACACCGGAGCCATCGCCTGGCTCACGGACGGCGCGGCCGTCGTCAACCAGGCGCCGCTGTGCCACACCTCGTACGGTCCGTACGCCCGGGCGATGCGCCGGGTGTGCCAGGAGGAGGCGTTCCACGTCCGCCAGGGCTACGACGTGCTGTGGTCGCTGTGCCAGGGGACGCCCGCGCAGAAGGAGATGGCGCAGGACGCCGTCAACCGCTGGTGGCTGCCCGCGGTGGCGCTGATGTTCGGCCCGCCGGACACCGTGGCGGGCGGTGCGGACGACCGCACCGCGGCCATGGGCGCCGCCGTCTCCCAGCGTTCGATGGCCTGGGGCATCAAGCGCCACACCAACGACGAGCTGCGCCAGCGGTTCGTCGACAACTGTGTGCCGCAGGCGGAGCGGATGGGGGTGACCCTGCCCGACCCGGCGATCCGCTGGAACGAGGAGCGGGGGCACTACGACTTCAGCCCGATCGACTGGCAGTTGTTCCGCGGCGCGCTCGGCGACGGTTCGCAGTGCGCGCGCCAGCGGCTCGCCCACCGGGTGGCGGCGCACGAGGACGGCGCCTGGGTGCGCGAGGCGGTCGACGCCTACGCGGCGCAACTGGCCGACGACGACCGCGAGTTCGCGGCGCAGGACGACGAGGGAAGGCGCGTGTCATGAGCGAGCGGTCCGCACGGGTGCTGACGCCGTGGGAGGTGTTCATCCGGCCCCGGCGCGGCCTGGCCCACCAGCACGTGGGCTCGGTCCACGGGGCCGACGCCGACATGGCGCTGGCCAACGCCCGGGATCTGTACACCCGTCGGGGCGAGACGGTCTCGGTGTGGGTGGTGCGCTCCGACTCGGTGCACGCCGCCTCACCGAGCGAGAAGGACCCGTTCTTCAGCAACGCCGCCCACAAGCCGTACCGGTACCCCGAGCACTACATCCCGTTGAACGAGGAAAGCGGCCATGACGGCTGAGCGCACTGGTGAAGACACGGATCTCGCCGAGTACGTCCTGCGGCTCGGCGACGACGCGCTGGTGCTGTGCCAGCGGCTGTGCGCCCTGGTGACCCGGGCGCCCACCATCGAGGAGGACCTGGCGCTCTCCAACATCGCGCTCGACCTGCTCGGCCACGCCCGCACCCTGCTCGCGTACAGCGGCCGGCTCGACGGCACCGGCCGCGGCGAGGACGAGCTGGCCTACCACCGCACCGAGCGCCAGTTCCGCAACGCGCTCCTGGTGGAGCTGCCGTCCGGCGACTTCGCGGTGACGATCGCCCGCCAGCTGGTGTACGCGCACTACAGCAGGCTGCTGTGGACCGCGCTGGAGAAGTCCTCCGACGACACCCTCGCGGCGTTCGGCGCGCGGGCGGCCAGGGAGGTCGAGTACCACCAGATGCACGCCGACCAGTGGACCGTCCGCCTGGGCCGGGGCACCGCCGAGAGCCGCCGCCGGATGCAGGCCGGACTCGACCTGGTCTGGCCGTACGCGGCCGAACTCTTCGCGCCGGACGCCCTGGTGGACCGGCTGGACACGCAGGGGAGCGCGATCGCCCCGGCGCGGCTGCGCGAGGAGTGGGAGCGGGAGGTCACCGCCGTCCTCGACGAGGCACGCCTCGCGGTGCCGAGCCCCGCGTGGCAGGCGACGGGCGGCCGGGACGGGCTGCACACCGAGGCGTTCGCGCCGCTGCTCGCCGAGTTCCGGTCGGTACGCCTCCAGTACCCGGGAGGCACCTGGTGAGCGCCGCCCGGCTGGACGCCGCCGAGGTGCGGGCTCGGGTGAACACCGTGCCCGACCCCGAACTCCCGATGATCTCGCTGGCCGATCTGGGGGTCATCCGCGCGGTGGAGGCGGCCGACGACGGCGCCCTGGAGGTCGTCATCACCCCGACGTTCCTTGGCTGCCCGGCGATGCCCGCGATCGAGGCCGGCATCCGGGCCGTGCTCACCGAGAGCGGCCACCCCGACGCACGGGTGCGGCAGGTGCTCTCGCCCGCCTGGACCACCGACTGGATCACCGCCGAGGGCCGCCGCAAGCTCTCCGAGCACGGCATCGTGCCGCCGGGTCCCGCCCGGGCGCCCCTGTCGGTCCGGGTCGGTCTGGGCGTGCCCTGCCCGCACTGCGGCTCGGTGGCGACCCGGCCGCAGAGCCCGTTCGGGGCGACCCGCTGCCAAGCCGTCCTGGTGTGCACCTCGTGCCAGGAGACCTTCGCGCATCTGAAGGCGATGTGACGCACCATCATGACGACAGCGACGACTAGCGGCGCCGCCGCTCCCCCGGCAGCGCCCCGACGGGCGACCGGCTGGTACCGGCTGCCGGTGACCGCCGTGGAGCGGGTCGGCGACGAGTCGGTGGCGATCAGCCTCGCCGTGCCGGGCCCACTCGCGGACACCTTCGCGCACCGGGCCGGCCAGCACGTGGTCGTACGGCACCGGCCCGAGGGGCGCGAGCTGCGCCGCAGCTACTCGGTCTGTCTGCCGCCCCGGGACCCGGCGGGGCTGCGTCTGGTGGTCAAGCGCCTGGGCGCGGACGGCTTCGCCGAGTACGCCACCACCGAGCTCGCCCCCGGCGACACCCTCGAACTCGGCCCGCCCACCGGCGACTTCCGCCTGGCGGACGTGCCCGGCGCGCACCACGTCCTGGTGGCGGGCGGCAGCGGCATCACGCCCCTGCTGAGCATGGCGGCGGCCGCCTTGCGGGAGGACCCCCGGTGCCGGGTCTCGCTCGTCTACGCCAACCGCAGCGCCCAGTCGGTGCTCCTCGCGGACGAGCTGACCGACCTCAAGGACGCCCACGTCGGCCGGTTCTTCGCCCTGCACGTGCTCTCCCGCGAGCAGCGCGAGAGCGAGTTGCTGTCCGGCCGGGTCGACGCGGCCCGGCTGCCCAAGCTGCTGGCGCTGCTCGGCGCCGAGCCGGACGAGCGCACGCACTTCTACCTGTGCGGGCCATGGGGACTGGTGGAGACCGTCCGGGAGGCGCTCACGCGGTGGGGCGCGGACGAGGCGCGGGTGCGCTTCGAGCTCTTCTCCACCGGCGGAGGGCTGCCGCCCGCGCCGCCCCCGGAGCCGCTGGGCCGCACCGGTCTGATCTCCGCCCGCCTGGACGGCCGCACCACCGAGACGGTGATGAAGCCCGAGGACCGCGTGGTGCTCGACGCGGTGCTGCGTGCCCGGCCGGAGACCCCGTACTCCTGTCGCGACGGCCTGTGCGGCAGCTGCCGCGCCAAGGTGGTCCGGGGCAGCGCGGTGATGGACCGTCAGTACGCCCTGGGCCCGGCGGAGCTGGCCGCGGGCTACACCCTGCCGTGCCGGGCGCGCCCGGAGTCGGACGAGATCGCGCTCGACTTCGACGCCTGAGCGTCCGCTCCGCCGCCCGAACAGCCGCGCCCAGCCCATGGATTGCGCACCCGACCGCCCCAAGACCGCAGCGACGACCGCGCGGTCCCCCGAGATCACAGGAGTGTGGAGAATGACCAGTACGGGCAGGCTGAGCGACCGGACGGCCCTGGTGACCGGCGGCAGCCGGGGAATCGGCCGGGCGATCTCGCTCCGGCTCGCCGCCGAGGGCGCCTTGGTGGCCGTCCACTACGGACACCGCACCGAGGCGGCCGAGGAGGCCGTCGCCGAGATCGAGGCGGCGGGCGGCCGGGCGTTCGCGCTGCGCGCCGAGCTCGGCGTGCCGGGCGACGCCGAGGCGCTGTGGACCGCCTTCGACAAGGGGCTGTCCGAGTACGGCGCCCGGCCCGGCCTGGACATCCTCGTCAACAACGCCGGGATCACCCTGCCGAAGCGGATCGGTGACGTCAGCGAGGAGGAGTACGACCGGCTCTTCGCCATCAACGTCAAGGCTCCCTTCTTCGTCATCCAGCAGGGGCTCGGCCGGCTGCGCGACGGCGGCCGCATCATCAACATCTCCTCCGGCGTCACCCGGATCGCCATGCCGAACATCTCCGCGTACTCGATGACCAAGGGCGCCCTGGACACCCTCACCCTCGCCCTCGCCCCGGAGCTGGGCACCCGGGGGATCACCGTGAACGCGGTGGCGCCCGGCTTCACGTACACGGAGATCAACCCGACCCTGAAGGTGCCGGAGGTGCTCAACGCGTACGCGGCCACCTCCGTGTTCAACCGGATCGGCCGCCCGTCGGACATCGCCGACGTGGTCGCGTTCGTGGCGAGTGACGACGCGCGCTGGGTCACCGGCCAGTGGCTGGACGCGACCGGGGGCGCGCACATCGGAATGCCGGTCTGACCACCCGGCCCCGCCCCACGACCTACGGAGACCCATGACCGAGCAGACCAGCGCCCTCGCCACGCCCCCGGCCGCCGACGAGGCGCCCCAGGTGCAGTTCGAGGGGACGACGCCGTACGAGGACTACGTCCACGCCTCGCTGCTTTCCACCCTCCAGCGGCCGCTCTCCAACGACCCCGGTGAGATGGCGTTCATCGTCACCACCCAGGTGATGGAGCTGTGGTTCACCCTCATCGTCTACGAGTGGCGCACGGCCCGGGACGCGTTACTCAAGGACGACCTGGAGCAGGCCCTGGACGCGCTGCGCCGCAGCCGACGCTCGCACCAGGCGCTCAACGACTCCTGGACGCCGCTGGCCGCGCTGACCCCGGCCCAGTTCAACGGGTTCCGCGCGGCGTTCGGCGAGGCCTCCGGGTTCCAGTCGGCGATGTACCGGCACATGGAGTTCCTGCTCGCCGACAAGTCCCGCTCCATGGTGCAGGCGCACCGGGGCCACCCGGCCGTCTACGCCGAGCTGGAGGAGGCACTGGCCGAGCCGTCGCTCTACGACGAGGTGCTGCGCTTCCTGTACCGCCGCGGCCTGCCCGTGCCGGAGCACATCGTGGAGCGGGACGTGACCGAGGCGTACCAGCCGGACTCCTGGGTCGAGGAGGTCTGGCGGCAGATCTACGCCGGGCCGCAGGACGACCCGCTGGTGCGGCTCGGCGAGGAGCTCACCGAGGTCGCCGAGCTGGTGCTGCGCTGGCGCAGCGACCATCTGCTCGCCACCCGCCGGGCGATGGGCGCCAAGGCGGGCAGCGGCGGCTCCCCGGGCGTGGCGTGGCTGGAGAAGCGCGCCCACCGGTCCGTGTTCCCCGAGCTCTGGACGGCGCGCAGCTATGTCTAGGACCCCTTCCGCGTTCGCGGCCGAGGAGGAGCGCCGGGTGCTGAGCATCCGCCCGGTGCTGGCCCCCGTGCACCGCAAGTACGGCTCGCACCCGCACCAGGTGTACGACCTGTGGCCGGCCGAGGACCCCGAAGCGCCGCTGGTGATGCTGCTGCACGGCGGCTACTGGCGCTACGACCGGATGCATCTGACCCCCTTCGCGGCCCATCTCGCACAGCAGGGCTTCACCACGATCCTGCCGGGCTTCCGCAGGTCGGGCGGGGCGGGCGGCTACCCCGCCACCTTCGACGACATCGCCCTGGCCGTCGACACGATCCCGCAGGGGCGGCCCTTCGTCCTGGCGGGCCACTGCTCCGGCGGCCACCTCGCCCTGTGGGCCGGGGCGCGCGGGCTGCTGCCCGAGAGCTCGCCCTGGTACACCACCCGGCTGCCCACGGCGATCCTGGGACTTGCCCCGCTCACCGACCTGGCGGCCACCATCCGCGACGACCTCAGCGACGGCGCGGGCCTGCAGCTGCTGGGCGGCGCCGACCAGGTCGAGGCGAGGCTCCCGCTGGTCGACCCGCTGACGCTGCTGCGCGGCAAGGGCACGACGGGGGTGCGCACGGTGGTGCTGCACGGGGCGGCGGACGAAGAGGTGCCGCTGGGGCAGTTCACGGACTACGTCGCGGTGCATACGGATGCCGAGCATGTCGTGCTGCCGGGGACCGGGCATTACACGCTGATCGAGCCCGGGTCGGAGGCATCGCTTGCGGTGATCGAGACGATCAGGCGTCTGGGGCGCGGCTAGCGACGGGCCGTTACTCGTCTGCGGGCCGTCGTGGGCTGGTCGCGCAGTTCCCCGCGCCCCTGAGGGCACCCGGGGCCGAGGGACTTCCAGGAGTCCCCTTGCAGCCTTCACAAGCCGGAGACTCGGGGGTGCACAAGCGTTTACCCTAGGCGGGGGTGAACGCTTGTGCACCCCCTCTCCGAACAGCCTCTGGAGCAGCATGACCGCGGCGACAGCCACCCCCGCCCACGACCCCCGCACCCGCTTCGTCGTGCCCGTCCTGGCCTTCTGCGGTGTGGTCGTCGCCGTGATGCAGACGCTGGTCGTGCCACTGCTGCCGCACATCCCGGCCCTCACCGGCAGCACACCGGGCGCCGCGGGCTGGCTCGTCACCATCACACTGCTGACCGGCGCGGTCTTCACCCCGGTCCTCGGCCGCGTCGGCGACATGTACGGCAAGCGGCGCGTCCTGCTCGCCTCGCTCGGCGTGCTGACCGCCGGGTCCGTCCTGTGCGCCGCCACCTCCGACATCGGCGTACTGATCGCGGGCCGGGCGCTCCAGGGCGCCGCCCTCGCCGTCATCCCGCTCGGCATCAGCATCATCCGCGACGAACTGCCGCCCGCCCGTGTGCTGCCGTCCATAGCGCTGATGAGCTCCACGCTCGGCATCGGCGCCGCCGTGGGCCTCCCGGTGGCGGCCCTGGTCGTGGAGAACTTCGACTGGCACGCCATGTTCTGGGCGTCGGCGGCCCTCGGCCTGCTCGATCTGCTCCTGGTGCTCTGGATCGTGCCGGAGTCCCCGGTGCGCACCCCCGGCCGCTTCGACGTACTCGGCACCCTCGGCCTCACCGCCGCCCTGGTCGGCCTGCTGCTCGCGATCACCCAGGGCGCCGACTGGGGCTGGACCTCGGCGCGCACCCTCGGCCTGCTCGCCGGGTCACTGGTGGTGGCCCTCGTCTGGGGCCACTACGAGCTGCGTACCGAATCCCCGATGGTCGACCTGCGCGTCTCGGCACGGCCCGCGGTCCTGCTCACCAACCTCGCCGCCCTCTTCATCGGATTCGCCTTCTACGCCAACTCGCTGGTGACCGCCCAGATGGTGCAGGAGCCGAAGACGACCGGGTACGGCCTGGGCGCCTCCCTCGTGGTGAGCGGTCTGTGCATGCTGCCCGGCGGCCTCTCGATGGTCGCCCTGTCGCCGGTGTCGGCCAAGATATCCGCGAAGTACGGCCCCAGGACGGCCCTCGCCCTGGCCGCCTGCGTCATGGCGGTGGGCTACGTCGTACGGTTCTTCACCAGCCACAGCCTCTGGCTGATCGTGGCCGGCGCCACCGTGGTCTCCGCCGGCACCGCCATCGCGTACTCGGCGCTCCCGGCCCTCGTCATGCAGGGCGTCCCGGTGAGCGAGACCGGCGCCGCGAACGGCCTCAACACCCTGATGCGCTCAGTGGGCCAGGCGTGTTGCAGCGCCGTGGTCACCGCGGTCCTGGCGAATGTCACGTTCGTGGCGGCGGGCCGCACCGCCCCCACCCTCCACGCGTATCTGCTGATCTTCCTCATCGCGGCGGGCGCCGCGCTCGCGGCCCTGGTGGCGACGGCGTTCCTGCCCGCGCGGCGGCCGGAGCGCACCAAGGCGGCCGAGCCCGGTACGGTCGGAGAGTCGACATCGGTGCCCGCGGCCCAGGAGGGCAGATGACCACCGCCGAGCACACCGGCGCCACCGCCCCCGAGCAGGGCACCGGCCGCGACGCCATCCTGCGCGCCGCACGCCGCGCCTTCGCCCTGCGCGCCTACGCCGAGGTGACCATGCGGGGCATCGCGGCCGACGCGGGGGTCAGCCCGTCCCTCATCGTGAAGCGGTTCGGCAGCAAGGAGCAGCTGTTCCACACGGTCGCCGACTTCCAGCCCGTGGCCGATGAGCTGTTCGCGGCGCCGCCCGCCGAGCTCGGGCGGCACCTGGTGCTCACGATGCTGCGGCTGCGCGACGAGTTCCGCGGCGACCCGCTGCTGCGCGTCGTCTTCTCGCTCGGCCGGGACGACGAGCGCACGCTGCTGCGCGACCGCTTCCGCGAGCAGGTCACCGCGCGGCTGTCCAGGCTGCTGCCCGGGCCCGACGGGGAGTTGCGGGCCGAGTTGATCGCGGGGCAGTTGCTGGGACTGGGCGCGACCCTGAGCCTGCATCGGCCCGGCGCGGGCAACCTCGCCTCGGCCGAGCGTGTTGCCGATCTCTATGCACCGGGCTTGCAGCGGCTGATAGACGGGGACTAGGCGCTCCCGCCGGTAGTTTTGTCGCCGCGGGCCGTCTTGGGCTGGTCGCGCCCACGCGGCGGAGCCGCACAATTACACAGCCCCGCGCCCCTGTAGGGCCTCCGGGAATGTCACGCGTACCGTCAGCCCGCCGCCCTCCCCATTCGCGTACGCCGCCGTCGTCCCCCCATGCGCGCGGGCGATCGCGGCGACGATGGACATGCCCAGACCGGCGCCCTCGCCCGGGGTGTGGCGGTGGCGCTGGGTGAGGCGGCGGAACGGCTCGAAGAGCAGATGGACCGTGTCCGGCGGGATCTCGGGGCCGGTGTTGGACACCGTGATGCCGTCGGGGCCGGTGCGGACCTCGACCCGGCCGTGCGGCACGTTGTGGCGGATGCCGTTGGCGACCAGGTTGTGCAGCAGCCGGTCCAGGAGCACCGCGTCCCCGGGCACGGTCAGGGGTCCGGCCGTGACCGTGACGGTGACGTCCCGCTCCCCGGCCTCCTCCGCCAGCGCGCCCACCGCCTCCCGGGCGACCTCGTGCACCGCCACCGGCTCCCGGCGCTCAAGGCCCTGCTCGGAGGCCGCGAGCAGCAGCAGCCCTTCGATGATCCGCTCGCTGTCGTCGGCGACCGCGATGAGCTTGGCGCGGATCCGCGCCACTTTCCGCGCGTCCGGCTCCCCCGCGAGCCCGATCTCCGCCGCCGCCCGCTGCACGGCCACCGGGGTGCGCAGCTCGTGGGCGGCGTTGGCGGCGAACCTCTGCTGGGCGGAGACGAGCTGCTCCATCCGCCCCAGCATCCCGTCGAAGGTGTCCGCGAGCTGCTTGAGCTCCCCCGGCGGCGCCTCCAGGGCGATCCGCTCATGCAGGTTCTGGCCGGACAGGCGCCGCGCGGTCTCGGTGATCACGGCGACCGGGCGCAGCACCCGGCCCGCCATCCACCAGGCCAGCGCGATGGAGAGCACCGCGTAGGCGCAGAGCACGATCACCGAGACGGCGAGCAGCCGGTTGAGGGCGGCGTCCTCGGCCGCGTCGCTGAGCGTCCGGGTGACCGCGAGGCCTTGGACGACGCCCGGCGGCAGCGGGGACGGGCTCGCGGGTGCGGCGCTCTGCCGGGGGATGACGGTGGGGAGGTCCTTCAGTTCCTTGGCGGGGACGGCGGTCGTCACGGCCGAACTGATCGAGGTGTAGAGACCCTGCTGGACCAGCAGGTACACCACCGCCGTGAGCAGGGCGCCCGCCAGGACGAGGAGTCCGCCGTACAGGGCGGTCAGCCGGGCGCGTTCGGACTTCATGCGCCGATCCGGTAGCCCGCGCCCGGCACCGTCTCCACCACGGGCGGCTCGCCCAGTTTGGCGCGGAGCTTGCTGAGGGTGACGCGTACGGCGTTGGTGCGGTAGCTGGTGTGCTCCTCCCACACCTGCTCGATGAGGTCCTCGCCGCTGACCACCGCGCCCTCGGCCCGCAGCAGCGCCTCAAGCACCGCGAACTCCTTGCGCGACAGGTGCAGATGGCGTCCGTCCCTGGTGGCCTGGCGGCGGGCGGTGTCCAGGACGATCCCGGCGCGCTCCAGGACGGGCGGCAGCGCGGGCCGGGCACGGCGGCCGAGCGCGAGAACGCGGGCGAGGAGTTCGTCGTACGCGAAGGGCTTGGCGAGGTAGTCGTCGGCGCCCAGGCCCAGGCCGTCGACCCGGTCGCGCACGGTCCCGGCGGCCGTCAGCATCAGGACCCGCGTCAGCAGCCGCCGCTCGACCACGTGACGGCACACCTCGTCGCCGTGCAGGCCGGGCAGATCGCGGTCGAGGACCATCACGTCGTACGCGCCGAAGGCCAGTTTGCGCAGCGCCTCCGGGCCGTCCGGGGCCACGTCGACGGCGAGGGCGTCACGGCGCAGCCCCTCGGCGATCATCTCCGCCAGGAATTCCTCGTCCTCCACCACCAGTACGCGCATGCCCCCTGTGTATACGAAGAGCACCTTTCGCCGTTGTTAACGCATCCGCTGAGAGAAACGAAACACCCCCTCGCGGCAGGCTCCCGGCCATGACGACTTCGCAGCGACACCTCGGCAGGATCATGGCGCTCACGGCCCTCTCCGCTCTCGCGCTCGTCGCCACCGGCTGCTCGGGCGACAAGGGCTCGGACGCCGGGAACGACAGCGTGAGCGACGCGGGCAAGAAGGCGGACCAGGCCTTGGAGCACCGCAAGTGCCTGCGCGAGCAGGGGCTGAACGTCCCCGAGCCCAAGCCCGGCCAGGACGACCGCGCCATGAGCATCTCCGGCGACGGCATGACGAAGGAGAAGATGGAGAAGGCGCTGAAGGCGTGCGCGGGCAAGGGCGGCTCGGGCAGCGGCAAGGGCCCCACCCAGGCGGACAAGGACAAGATGCTCAAGTACGCCCAGTGCATGCGCAAGAACGGCTTCAACATGCCCGACCCGAAGTTCGACGGCGGGATGATGTCGGCGCAGCGCATCCCCGAGGGCGCCGAGAAGCAGAAGTTCGACAAGGCGAACAAGGCGTGCGAGAGCGTCAACCGATGAGCCGCCGCCGACTGGCCGTCGCGCTCACCACGATCGTCCTGGTCGCCGGGGGCGGCGTCGCCGTCACCGCCCTCGGCACCCCCGAGCACAAGAAGTCCGAGGACCGCTCCGGGCTCCCGCCCGCCACCGCCCCGATCACCCGCGGCGACCTCAGCGACAGCTCGCAGCAGGACGGCACGCTCGGCTTCCTCGGCGAGCGCCGGATCAACGCGGGCGCCACCGGCACCCTCAACTGGATCGCGGGTACGGGTGCGACCGTGCGGCGCGACGGACGCCTCTACGAGGTGGACGGCAAGCCGGTGCGGCTGATGTACGGCTCGGAGCCGATGTACCGGACGCTGAAGAGCGGCGACAAGGGCAAGGACGTGCGCCAGGTCGAGGAGAACCTGGCCGCGCTCGGCTACACCGGCTTCACCGTCGACGACGAGTACAGCTCGGCCACCGCCGCCGCGGTCAAGCGCTGGCAGAAGTCGCACGACCTGAAGCAGACGGGGCAAATCGGACCCGACCAGATCGCCTTCGCGGGCAGCGCCCTGCGGATCAAGGAGGCGGGCGCCGCGGCCGGCGACCCGGTGGGCCCCGGCAAACCGGTGCTCACGATCACCGGCTCGGAGCGGGTCGTACGGTTCAAGGTGCCGGTCGCGGACGCCAAGTTGGCGAAGAGCGGCACGAAGGTTTCCGTACAGCTGCCGGAC
Protein-coding sequences here:
- a CDS encoding class I adenylate-forming enzyme family protein produces the protein MWLTQLAERNRQCFPDRTALVDEHRSVTWAQFHDRGVSLAHGLAGLGIRRGDRVAVLSLDRIEVLESYFALARIGALFVPLNHSLTPAEVTGIVERTGAAAVIGEAALLARHPDLPVSTRICLDDDAFAALGAEGGPALDDIPDDAPAAILHTSATTGQAKGVTVDHASFRAIALGWLAVARPADDMVLVNCCPLYHGSMVVSLTYMAAGATVVLMPGFKPQTALAAIETHRATHVWLVPQMLRFLLRAKSADTADLSTLREILYGAAPMPPDIYAEAVERLGCGFRQVYGMTEVGGPFVTLGPDEHPAPGAVPEVIPAGRVIPGMSARALDTRGEEVEPGAIGEICVRGPGLMRGYWGDEAATAEITVDGWIRTGDLGFIDRDGLIRLIDRSKDLIIRAGQNVYPSEIERALQAHPAVRDAAVVGVPDEDFGEVPLAYVVVEEGTGTVELQAHLAQRLASYKRPRRIEFIDQVPRNPAGKIIKKLLRA
- a CDS encoding acyl carrier protein, coding for MSTIRTMLVELTGTPEFAEVIGDDEDLSASGIDSGDLVRLILLIEQRTGVEVTAEDMEGLTTIADYERFIAGRDAATPQQGAA
- the paaA gene encoding 1,2-phenylacetyl-CoA epoxidase subunit PaaA, producing MDEGVIDGVEQLNAHFEALLAAGEQIEPRDWMPDGYRRMLIRQISQHAHSEIIGMQPEGSWLTRAPSLHRKASLLAKVQDEAGHGLYLYSAAETLGMSRAELLDALHRGHQRYAATFNHPALTWADTGAIAWLTDGAAVVNQAPLCHTSYGPYARAMRRVCQEEAFHVRQGYDVLWSLCQGTPAQKEMAQDAVNRWWLPAVALMFGPPDTVAGGADDRTAAMGAAVSQRSMAWGIKRHTNDELRQRFVDNCVPQAERMGVTLPDPAIRWNEERGHYDFSPIDWQLFRGALGDGSQCARQRLAHRVAAHEDGAWVREAVDAYAAQLADDDREFAAQDDEGRRVS
- the paaB gene encoding 1,2-phenylacetyl-CoA epoxidase subunit PaaB, which translates into the protein MSERSARVLTPWEVFIRPRRGLAHQHVGSVHGADADMALANARDLYTRRGETVSVWVVRSDSVHAASPSEKDPFFSNAAHKPYRYPEHYIPLNEESGHDG
- the paaC gene encoding 1,2-phenylacetyl-CoA epoxidase subunit PaaC, encoding MTAERTGEDTDLAEYVLRLGDDALVLCQRLCALVTRAPTIEEDLALSNIALDLLGHARTLLAYSGRLDGTGRGEDELAYHRTERQFRNALLVELPSGDFAVTIARQLVYAHYSRLLWTALEKSSDDTLAAFGARAAREVEYHQMHADQWTVRLGRGTAESRRRMQAGLDLVWPYAAELFAPDALVDRLDTQGSAIAPARLREEWEREVTAVLDEARLAVPSPAWQATGGRDGLHTEAFAPLLAEFRSVRLQYPGGTW
- the paaD gene encoding 1,2-phenylacetyl-CoA epoxidase subunit PaaD, producing MVSAARLDAAEVRARVNTVPDPELPMISLADLGVIRAVEAADDGALEVVITPTFLGCPAMPAIEAGIRAVLTESGHPDARVRQVLSPAWTTDWITAEGRRKLSEHGIVPPGPARAPLSVRVGLGVPCPHCGSVATRPQSPFGATRCQAVLVCTSCQETFAHLKAM
- a CDS encoding 2Fe-2S iron-sulfur cluster-binding protein, translating into MTTATTSGAAAPPAAPRRATGWYRLPVTAVERVGDESVAISLAVPGPLADTFAHRAGQHVVVRHRPEGRELRRSYSVCLPPRDPAGLRLVVKRLGADGFAEYATTELAPGDTLELGPPTGDFRLADVPGAHHVLVAGGSGITPLLSMAAAALREDPRCRVSLVYANRSAQSVLLADELTDLKDAHVGRFFALHVLSREQRESELLSGRVDAARLPKLLALLGAEPDERTHFYLCGPWGLVETVREALTRWGADEARVRFELFSTGGGLPPAPPPEPLGRTGLISARLDGRTTETVMKPEDRVVLDAVLRARPETPYSCRDGLCGSCRAKVVRGSAVMDRQYALGPAELAAGYTLPCRARPESDEIALDFDA